Proteins co-encoded in one Streptococcus ruminicola genomic window:
- the sufC gene encoding Fe-S cluster assembly ATPase SufC encodes MSVLEIKDLHVSIEDKEILKGVNLTLKTGEIAAIMGPNGTGKSTLSAAIMGNPNYEVTQGEILLDGENILDFEVDERARLGLFLAMQYPSEIPGITNAEFIRAAMNAGKEDDEKISVMDFITKLDEKMEFLGMKEEMAERYLNEGFSGGEKKRNEILQLLMLEPKFALLDEIDSGLDIDALKVVSKGVNAMRGNDFGAMIITHYQRLLNYITPDVVHIMMDGRVVLTGGAELAARLEKEGYAKIAEELGIKYEEEV; translated from the coding sequence ATGTCTGTACTTGAAATAAAAGATCTTCATGTTTCAATTGAAGATAAAGAAATTCTTAAGGGTGTCAATTTAACCCTTAAGACTGGAGAGATTGCTGCGATTATGGGTCCTAATGGAACTGGTAAGTCAACGCTTTCAGCTGCTATCATGGGTAATCCAAATTACGAGGTTACTCAGGGTGAAATTTTACTAGATGGCGAAAATATTCTCGACTTTGAAGTCGATGAACGCGCTCGCCTTGGTTTATTCCTTGCCATGCAATACCCATCTGAAATTCCAGGTATTACAAATGCTGAATTTATTCGTGCAGCTATGAATGCTGGAAAAGAAGATGACGAAAAAATTTCTGTTATGGATTTTATCACAAAATTGGATGAAAAGATGGAATTTCTTGGCATGAAAGAAGAAATGGCAGAACGTTACCTTAACGAAGGTTTCTCAGGTGGTGAGAAAAAACGTAATGAAATTCTTCAATTGTTGATGCTTGAACCTAAATTTGCTCTTCTTGATGAAATCGATTCAGGTCTTGATATCGATGCTTTGAAAGTTGTTTCAAAAGGTGTTAACGCTATGCGTGGAAATGACTTTGGAGCAATGATTATCACTCACTATCAACGACTTCTTAACTACATCACACCAGATGTTGTTCATATTATGATGGATGGTCGTGTTGTTCTTACAGGTGGTGCAGAACTTGCTGCTCGTCTTGAAAAAGAAGGTTATGCGAAAATTGCCGAAGAACTTGGAATTAAATACGAAGAAGAAGTGTAA
- the sufB gene encoding Fe-S cluster assembly protein SufB produces MPEKNEKVTPKPIDIGEYQYGFHDDVTPVFSTGKGISEDVVRELSAEKGEPEWMLEFRLKSLEIFNKMPMQDWGPDLSDIDFDEITYYQKASDKPARSWDDVPDKIKETFERIGIPEAERAYLAGASAQYESEVVYHNMKDEYDKLGIVFTDTDSALKEYPELFKKYFSKLVPPTDNKLAALNSAFWSGGTFIYVPKGVKVDIPLQTYFRINNEAMGQFERTLIIVDEGASVHYVEGCTAPNYSSASLHAAIVEIFALEGSYMRYSTIQNWSDNVYNLVTKRATAKKNATVEWIDGNLGAKTTMKYPSVYLDGEGARGTMLSIAFANKGQHQDTGAKMIHNAPHTSSSIVSKSIAKGGGKVDYRGQVTFNKNSKKSVSHIECDTILMDDISSSDTIPFNEIHNSQVALEHEAKVSKISEEQLYYLMSRGLSEQEATEMIVMGFVEPFTKELPMEYAVELNRLISYEMEGSVG; encoded by the coding sequence ATGCCTGAAAAAAATGAAAAAGTAACGCCAAAACCAATTGATATTGGTGAGTATCAATATGGCTTCCACGATGACGTGACACCAGTCTTTTCAACAGGAAAAGGAATCAGTGAAGATGTTGTTCGTGAATTATCTGCTGAAAAAGGTGAGCCAGAATGGATGCTGGAATTTCGCTTGAAATCATTGGAAATTTTTAATAAAATGCCAATGCAAGATTGGGGACCAGATTTGTCAGATATTGATTTTGATGAGATTACTTACTATCAAAAAGCATCTGATAAACCTGCCCGTTCATGGGATGATGTTCCAGATAAAATCAAAGAAACTTTTGAACGCATCGGTATTCCAGAAGCCGAACGAGCTTATCTCGCTGGTGCTTCAGCTCAGTATGAATCTGAAGTGGTTTACCACAACATGAAAGATGAGTATGACAAGCTAGGAATTGTATTTACGGATACAGATTCTGCACTAAAAGAATACCCAGAGCTTTTCAAAAAATATTTCTCTAAATTAGTCCCACCAACGGATAACAAATTAGCTGCTTTAAACTCAGCTTTCTGGTCAGGTGGTACCTTCATTTACGTCCCAAAAGGTGTCAAAGTTGATATTCCTTTGCAAACTTATTTCCGTATTAACAACGAAGCGATGGGACAATTTGAACGTACTTTGATTATTGTTGATGAAGGGGCAAGCGTTCACTATGTAGAAGGCTGTACCGCACCAAACTATTCATCAGCAAGTCTTCACGCAGCCATTGTTGAGATTTTTGCTCTTGAAGGTAGTTATATGCGTTATTCTACTATTCAGAACTGGTCAGATAATGTCTATAACTTGGTAACTAAACGTGCCACGGCTAAGAAAAATGCTACGGTAGAATGGATTGATGGTAACCTTGGTGCCAAAACAACAATGAAGTATCCATCTGTTTATCTTGATGGCGAAGGTGCGCGTGGGACAATGCTCTCAATTGCCTTTGCTAATAAAGGGCAACACCAAGATACGGGTGCTAAGATGATTCACAATGCACCGCATACCTCATCGTCAATTGTTTCAAAATCAATTGCTAAAGGTGGCGGAAAAGTTGACTATCGTGGTCAAGTGACTTTTAATAAAAATTCTAAGAAATCAGTTAGTCACATTGAATGTGATACGATTTTGATGGATGACATTTCAAGTTCCGATACCATTCCATTTAACGAAATTCACAATTCACAAGTTGCGCTTGAACATGAAGCTAAAGTTTCAAAAATCTCAGAAGAACAACTCTATTATCTCATGAGTCGTGGCCTTTCTGAACAAGAAGCAACAGAGATGATTGTCATGGGATTTGTAGAACCATTTACAAAAGAACTCCCAATGGAATATGCTGTTGAACTTAATCGTTTGATTAGTTATGAAATGGAAGGTTCTGTTGGATAA
- the sufU gene encoding Fe-S cluster assembly sulfur transfer protein SufU, which translates to MALSRLDSLYMAVVSDHSKNPHHHGKLEDVDQVNLNNPTCGDVISLSVKFDGDRISDIAFAGDGCTISTASSSMMTDAVVGKTKEEALELAEIFSKMVQGEKDDAQKRLGEASFLAGVSKFPQRIKCSTLAWNALKKAIENDSKNTER; encoded by the coding sequence ATGGCACTTTCTAGATTAGATAGTCTTTATATGGCAGTTGTTTCAGATCACTCAAAAAATCCGCATCATCATGGCAAATTGGAAGATGTTGATCAAGTTAATCTTAACAATCCAACTTGTGGTGATGTGATTTCACTATCAGTCAAATTCGACGGTGATCGCATTTCTGACATTGCATTTGCTGGTGATGGATGTACCATTTCAACAGCTTCATCAAGTATGATGACTGATGCTGTTGTTGGCAAGACGAAAGAAGAAGCTCTTGAACTAGCTGAGATTTTTTCAAAAATGGTTCAAGGTGAAAAAGACGATGCCCAAAAAAGATTAGGTGAGGCAAGTTTTTTGGCAGGAGTTTCAAAATTTCCACAACGTATTAAATGTTCAACTCTTGCCTGGAACGCCTTAAAAAAAGCTATTGAAAACGATAGTAAAAATACAGAAAGGTAA
- a CDS encoding glycosyltransferase family 4 protein, which yields MAPFTIEYVLVLIGAFLLSLFLTPIVRFIAFRVGAVDNPNARRVNEVPMPSSGGLAIFLAFLMSSLIFMPMVLKQPIWTISYFDYILPVVIGGFIITATGFIDDIYELKPKTKMAGIILGAIIVWAFTDFRFDSFKIPFGGPLLQFNSVVTFFLTVFWIISITNAMNLIDGLDGLVSGVSIISLITMALVSYFFLPQTDFYLTLTILLLIACIAGFFPYNYNPAIIYLGDTGALFIGFMIGVLSLQGLKNSTAVAVVTPVIILGVPILDTTVAIIRRKLSGRPATEADKMHLHHRLLAMGFTHRGAVLVVYGIAILFSLIALLLNVSSRLGGVLLMIGLAFALEVFIEGLEIWGVGRTPLFDTLKFIGNSDYRQATMLKWKNRKNNK from the coding sequence ATGGCACCCTTTACAATTGAATATGTTTTAGTTTTAATTGGCGCGTTTTTATTATCACTTTTCTTGACGCCAATTGTTCGTTTTATTGCTTTTCGTGTTGGTGCCGTTGACAATCCAAATGCTCGTCGTGTTAATGAAGTCCCAATGCCAAGTAGTGGTGGGTTGGCGATTTTCTTAGCCTTTTTAATGTCATCTTTGATTTTTATGCCAATGGTTTTGAAACAACCGATTTGGACGATTTCTTATTTTGATTATATTTTGCCAGTTGTTATTGGTGGATTTATCATTACAGCGACTGGTTTTATCGATGATATTTATGAATTGAAGCCAAAAACAAAAATGGCAGGGATTATTTTAGGAGCTATCATTGTTTGGGCCTTTACGGATTTCCGTTTTGATAGTTTTAAAATTCCTTTCGGCGGACCATTATTGCAATTCAATTCAGTAGTCACTTTCTTTTTGACGGTTTTTTGGATTATTTCAATTACAAACGCCATGAATTTGATTGATGGCTTAGATGGTCTGGTGAGTGGTGTTTCTATCATTAGCTTGATTACAATGGCTTTGGTATCTTATTTCTTCTTGCCACAGACCGACTTTTACTTGACTTTGACAATCTTATTATTGATTGCTTGTATTGCAGGATTTTTCCCTTATAATTACAATCCAGCTATTATATACTTGGGAGATACCGGAGCTCTTTTCATAGGATTTATGATTGGTGTGCTATCTCTTCAAGGGTTGAAAAATTCGACTGCTGTTGCAGTGGTGACACCAGTTATTATTCTTGGTGTTCCGATTTTGGATACAACTGTTGCGATTATTCGCCGTAAATTATCAGGGCGTCCAGCGACAGAAGCAGACAAGATGCATTTGCATCACCGTTTGTTAGCTATGGGGTTTACACACCGTGGAGCTGTTTTGGTCGTTTATGGAATTGCGATTCTTTTCTCACTTATCGCACTCTTGCTAAATGTTTCAAGCCGTTTAGGTGGTGTCCTTTTGATGATTGGTTTAGCCTTTGCCCTAGAAGTCTTTATTGAAGGACTTGAAATTTGGGGCGTTGGTCGAACACCACTCTTCGATACCCTTAAATTTATCGGAAATAGCGATTATCGCCAAGCGACAATGTTAAAATGGAAAAATCGCAAAAATAATAAGTAA
- the sufD gene encoding Fe-S cluster assembly protein SufD: protein MTKESVLNFSQAKAEPLWLQERRLAAFDHIDKLPLPEVNRVKFHRWNLGDGSISEDVALANVPDFTALGDNPKLVQVGTQTVLEQLPVDLMSKGVIFTDFYSALEEIPEVIEKYFGKARGDLEDKLAAYHTAYFNSAAVLYVPDNVDIEEPIEGLFFQDKASDVPFNKHVLIIVGKNSHISYLERFESIGEGDAKATANISVEVIALDGSQVKFSAIDRLGNNVTTYISRRAHHGKDAVVDWAIGIMNEGNVIADFDSDLYGDGSQANLKVVAASSGRQVQGVDTRVTNYGCHSVGHILQHGVILERGTLTFNGVGHIVKGAKGADAQQESRVLMLSDKARSDANPILLIDENDVTAGHAASIGQVDPEDMYYLMSRGIDKETAERLVIRGFLGTVITEIPVKEVRDEMIAVLDSKLEQR from the coding sequence ATGACGAAAGAATCAGTTTTAAATTTTTCACAAGCAAAAGCAGAACCTTTGTGGTTGCAAGAGCGACGCTTAGCTGCTTTTGATCATATAGATAAATTGCCATTACCAGAAGTCAACCGTGTAAAATTTCACCGTTGGAACTTGGGTGATGGAAGTATTTCAGAGGATGTGGCTTTGGCTAATGTCCCTGATTTTACAGCGCTTGGAGATAATCCAAAACTTGTTCAGGTTGGAACACAAACTGTCCTTGAACAATTACCTGTTGACTTGATGTCAAAAGGTGTTATTTTTACAGATTTTTATAGCGCTTTGGAAGAAATTCCAGAAGTGATTGAAAAATATTTTGGTAAAGCGCGTGGTGACTTGGAAGACAAGTTAGCTGCTTATCATACAGCTTACTTTAACAGTGCTGCTGTGCTTTATGTTCCAGATAATGTGGACATTGAAGAGCCAATCGAAGGTCTCTTTTTCCAAGATAAGGCTAGTGATGTTCCATTTAATAAACACGTCCTTATTATTGTAGGAAAAAATAGTCACATCAGTTATCTAGAACGTTTTGAATCAATCGGTGAAGGCGATGCTAAAGCAACAGCAAATATCTCTGTTGAAGTTATTGCTTTAGATGGCAGTCAAGTAAAGTTTTCTGCTATCGACCGTCTTGGAAATAACGTGACAACTTATATTAGCCGTCGTGCTCATCATGGTAAAGATGCTGTGGTGGACTGGGCAATCGGCATCATGAATGAAGGCAATGTGATTGCTGATTTTGATTCAGACTTGTACGGAGATGGTAGCCAAGCTAATCTTAAAGTGGTTGCCGCTTCATCTGGTCGTCAAGTTCAAGGTGTGGATACGCGCGTGACAAACTACGGTTGCCATTCAGTCGGACACATTTTACAACACGGTGTCATTCTTGAACGCGGAACATTGACTTTTAATGGTGTTGGTCACATTGTAAAAGGTGCTAAGGGAGCGGACGCTCAACAAGAAAGTCGTGTTCTGATGCTTTCAGACAAAGCTCGTTCAGATGCCAACCCAATCCTATTGATTGATGAAAATGATGTGACAGCTGGTCACGCCGCTTCAATCGGACAAGTTGACCCAGAAGATATGTATTATCTCATGAGTCGTGGTATTGACAAGGAAACAGCAGAACGCCTAGTTATTCGTGGTTTCTTAGGTACTGTTATCACTGAAATTCCTGTCAAAGAAGTGCGTGATGAAATGATTGCTGTGCTTGACAGTAAGTTGGAGCAACGCTAA
- a CDS encoding cysteine desulfurase — protein MTKLDAHKIAQDFCILDQVVNDEPLVYLDNAATTQKPQKVLDALNQYYHTINANVHRGVHTLAERATAAYEASREKARQFINAKSTKEVLFTRGTTTGLNWVAQFAQDVLQKDDEVLISVLEHHANVVPWQQVCHKTGAKLVYVYLKDGQLDMEDLRSKLSSKTKFVSIAHVSNVLGSVQPVKEIAKLAHEVGAYMVVDGAQSAPHMTIDVQDLDCDFFAFSGHKMLGPTGIGVLYGKEELLNQMSPVEFGGEMIDFVYEQEATWTELPWKFEAGTPNIAGAIALGAAIEYLDDLGLDNVHAHEQELVDYVLPKLQAIEGVTVYGPQDPSQHMGVISFNIDGLHPHDVATALDYEGVAVRAGHHCAQPLINYLGIHSAVRASFYIYNTKEDCDKLIEAILKTKEFFNGTF, from the coding sequence ATGACAAAATTAGACGCTCATAAAATCGCTCAAGACTTTTGCATCCTTGACCAAGTTGTCAATGATGAACCTCTGGTTTATCTAGACAATGCGGCAACAACTCAGAAACCACAAAAAGTACTTGATGCGCTCAATCAGTATTATCATACTATCAATGCCAATGTGCACCGCGGTGTTCATACCCTTGCTGAACGTGCAACAGCTGCTTATGAAGCCAGTCGTGAAAAAGCACGTCAGTTCATTAATGCTAAGTCAACAAAAGAAGTGTTATTTACACGTGGAACAACAACTGGACTTAACTGGGTTGCGCAGTTTGCCCAAGATGTTCTTCAAAAAGACGATGAAGTGCTTATTTCGGTTTTAGAACATCATGCGAATGTCGTTCCTTGGCAACAAGTTTGCCATAAGACTGGTGCAAAATTGGTTTATGTTTATTTAAAAGATGGTCAGCTGGATATGGAAGATTTGCGTAGCAAACTTTCAAGCAAAACAAAATTTGTAAGCATTGCCCATGTTTCAAATGTTTTAGGCTCAGTGCAACCTGTTAAAGAAATTGCCAAATTAGCTCATGAAGTTGGTGCTTATATGGTGGTTGACGGTGCGCAGTCTGCTCCGCATATGACAATCGATGTTCAAGATTTGGATTGTGATTTCTTTGCTTTCTCAGGACATAAAATGCTTGGACCAACAGGCATTGGTGTGCTTTATGGTAAAGAAGAATTGCTCAATCAAATGTCACCAGTTGAATTTGGTGGGGAAATGATCGACTTCGTTTACGAACAAGAAGCCACTTGGACAGAATTGCCTTGGAAATTCGAAGCCGGGACACCAAATATTGCTGGTGCTATTGCTTTAGGCGCGGCTATTGAGTATTTGGATGATCTTGGTTTAGATAATGTTCATGCGCATGAGCAAGAACTGGTTGATTATGTTTTACCTAAACTACAAGCCATCGAAGGAGTAACAGTTTACGGTCCACAAGACCCTAGTCAGCACATGGGAGTCATTTCATTTAATATTGATGGATTGCATCCACATGATGTGGCAACAGCACTTGATTATGAAGGTGTTGCTGTGCGAGCAGGACATCACTGTGCACAACCTTTGATTAATTATCTTGGAATTCATTCGGCAGTGCGCGCAAGTTTTTATATCTATAATACGAAAGAAGATTGTGATAAACTAATAGAAGCAATTCTTAAAACAAAGGAGTTTTTCAATGGCACTTTCTAG
- the mecA gene encoding adaptor protein MecA: MEMKQISETTLKITISMEDLEERGMELKDFLIPQEKTEEFFYSVMDELDLPDNFKDSGMLSFRVTPRKDRIDVFVTKSEINKDINFEDLAAFDDVSNMSPEEFFKTLEQTMLSKGDTEAHEKLGKIEEMMEGAVEDVLTEHAQQAETEPEEDVNPSDYVHYVLDFPSLEATVAFAKAIDFPVEASELYKMDGAYYMTVLIDLQNHPSYYANLMYARMLEYAGAGTKTRAYLQEHAVELLTDDAVEKLKMIELV, encoded by the coding sequence ATGGAAATGAAACAGATTAGCGAGACAACGCTAAAAATAACGATTAGTATGGAAGATTTAGAAGAACGCGGAATGGAGTTGAAAGACTTCTTGATTCCACAAGAAAAGACAGAAGAGTTCTTCTATTCAGTAATGGATGAATTGGATTTACCAGATAATTTCAAAGACAGTGGCATGCTTAGTTTCCGTGTGACACCACGTAAAGACCGCATTGATGTCTTTGTTACCAAATCTGAAATCAATAAAGATATAAACTTTGAAGATTTAGCAGCTTTTGATGATGTTTCAAACATGTCACCTGAGGAATTTTTCAAGACTTTAGAGCAGACAATGTTGTCTAAAGGCGACACGGAAGCTCACGAAAAATTAGGTAAGATTGAAGAAATGATGGAAGGTGCTGTTGAAGATGTTCTGACAGAACATGCCCAACAAGCTGAAACTGAACCGGAAGAAGATGTGAATCCATCAGATTATGTTCACTATGTCTTGGATTTTCCAAGCTTAGAAGCTACTGTTGCTTTTGCTAAGGCTATTGATTTTCCAGTTGAAGCTTCAGAGCTTTATAAGATGGATGGGGCTTACTACATGACAGTTCTCATTGATTTGCAAAATCACCCATCTTATTATGCAAATTTGATGTATGCCCGTATGTTAGAATACGCTGGCGCTGGTACAAAAACTCGTGCTTATTTACAAGAGCATGCGGTTGAATTATTGACGGATGATGCCGTCGAAAAATTAAAAATGATTGAGTTGGTATAG
- a CDS encoding DUF2207 domain-containing protein, translating to MKKLRIFLLAIATVLGLSVPVFADSDVDYSISNYDGVLAIHDDNAADFYQTITYRFDSSYNGQVVTLGEAGHMPEGFSVNNQPEVSAEVNGADKTVRSVVSDLGDGYQVKIYNSGSSGDIVTVKLHWKLSHLLFPYQDVAELNWVPISDWDETLKHVTFTVLTDKTTANRKLWAHRGYLKSVNVEKLPDGYRITAENVDGKLELHAYWDKAILTTPATIASKRKAAIIKQEAKIARKSQLLKVVLFYLVPALVIILIVLAWIFFFTGKKLAKKYEKFSHDSRSYEAPEDWSPLLIMQYIYDVDLQDTDTKGSPISQKFKFETAMQATLLDLIDRHVITASDEELTCHLDKPMTSYEAEVIDMAFGGKETIKIEDLFADYRFDDDLVDNYKKKYKGHTLETKLNSLGEAFNDRYLAKLEQITDLVNQEISQKALPEIRENLSDGIAKKFEYAKGLLFLTLIPVGIGLIYLLFNLNLVFLAYGLLLALVVLSLVIIMVKSHYYKVHGMITAEGQQRIQAWVSFTNMMRDINKFDKVDWQGVVVWNRILVYATLFGYAKQVQKFLKIHNIKLASESDFMMNPEIGYLIGMQTHRLGMASQSADSAAHFSVSSGSSGSSGGFSGGGGGGGGGAF from the coding sequence ATGAAAAAATTAAGAATATTTTTACTAGCAATCGCTACTGTTTTAGGATTATCAGTTCCAGTTTTTGCTGATAGCGATGTTGACTATAGTATCAGCAATTATGATGGTGTTTTAGCGATACACGATGATAATGCTGCTGATTTTTATCAGACTATTACTTATCGCTTTGATTCCTCGTACAATGGGCAGGTGGTGACTTTGGGAGAAGCCGGTCACATGCCAGAAGGATTTTCGGTTAATAATCAGCCAGAAGTTTCTGCTGAAGTTAATGGAGCCGATAAAACTGTTCGGTCTGTGGTAAGCGATCTTGGTGATGGTTACCAAGTGAAAATCTACAATTCTGGTTCCAGCGGGGATATTGTAACTGTTAAGCTACACTGGAAACTATCGCATTTACTATTCCCTTATCAAGACGTCGCTGAACTCAATTGGGTACCAATTAGTGATTGGGATGAAACCTTGAAGCATGTTACTTTTACAGTCTTAACAGATAAAACAACTGCTAATCGCAAACTTTGGGCTCATAGGGGTTACTTGAAATCGGTAAATGTTGAAAAATTACCTGATGGTTATCGAATTACGGCTGAAAATGTTGATGGAAAGTTAGAGTTGCACGCTTACTGGGATAAAGCTATTTTGACAACTCCTGCAACCATTGCAAGTAAACGTAAAGCAGCTATTATTAAGCAAGAAGCAAAAATTGCTCGTAAAAGTCAGTTGCTTAAAGTGGTATTGTTTTACCTTGTGCCAGCTCTTGTTATTATTTTGATTGTTTTGGCTTGGATTTTCTTCTTTACAGGTAAAAAATTGGCTAAGAAATATGAAAAATTTAGTCATGATAGTCGTTCTTATGAAGCGCCAGAAGATTGGTCACCTTTGCTAATTATGCAGTATATCTATGATGTTGATTTGCAAGATACAGATACCAAAGGAAGTCCAATTTCACAAAAATTTAAATTTGAAACTGCCATGCAGGCGACTTTGCTTGATTTGATTGATCGTCATGTGATTACTGCAAGCGATGAGGAATTAACTTGTCATCTGGATAAGCCAATGACAAGCTATGAAGCAGAAGTAATTGATATGGCATTTGGTGGAAAAGAGACCATAAAAATTGAAGACTTGTTTGCAGATTATCGTTTTGATGATGATTTGGTAGATAACTATAAGAAGAAATACAAAGGTCATACTTTAGAAACAAAATTAAACAGTCTTGGTGAAGCATTCAATGATCGCTATCTTGCTAAACTTGAACAAATTACTGACTTAGTTAATCAAGAAATTTCACAAAAAGCTTTACCAGAAATTCGTGAGAATTTAAGCGATGGTATCGCTAAGAAATTTGAATATGCAAAAGGTCTCCTATTCCTTACCTTGATACCTGTTGGTATTGGGTTAATCTATCTTTTGTTTAATCTAAATCTAGTTTTTCTTGCTTATGGTCTTTTGTTAGCTTTGGTTGTTTTGAGTTTGGTCATTATCATGGTTAAATCTCATTATTACAAAGTTCATGGTATGATAACTGCTGAAGGACAACAACGTATTCAAGCTTGGGTTAGCTTTACTAATATGATGCGAGACATTAACAAATTTGATAAGGTTGATTGGCAAGGTGTTGTCGTCTGGAATCGTATCTTGGTTTATGCGACTCTGTTCGGCTATGCCAAACAAGTTCAAAAATTCCTTAAAATTCATAACATTAAACTTGCTAGCGAATCAGACTTTATGATGAATCCTGAAATTGGCTACCTTATTGGCATGCAAACTCATCGTTTGGGAATGGCTAGTCAAAGTGCTGATTCAGCTGCGCATTTCTCTGTATCATCTGGTAGTTCAGGCTCTAGTGGTGGATTCTCCGGTGGTGGCGGAGGCGGAGGCGGCGGAGCATTTTAA
- a CDS encoding undecaprenyl-diphosphate phosphatase has translation MLFFELLKAIFLGVVEGITEWLPVSSTGHLILVQEFIKLNQDKAFLDMFNIVIQLGAILAVIVIYFKRLNPFQPGKTAREVQLTWQLWLKVVIACIPSILIAVPFDDWFEAHFNYMIPIAIALIVYGIAFIWIEKRNANIEPEVTDLARMPYLTAFWIGCFQVLSIVPGTSRSGATILGAIIVGTSRSVAADFTFFLAIPTMFGYSGLKAVKFFLDGNVLNFSQFLILMVASVTAFLVSLYVIRFLTDYVKKHDFTIFGKYRIVLGTILILYSIAKFIF, from the coding sequence ATGTTATTTTTCGAACTACTTAAGGCTATCTTTTTAGGGGTAGTTGAGGGAATTACAGAGTGGTTACCTGTTTCAAGTACAGGACACCTGATTTTGGTTCAAGAATTTATAAAATTGAATCAAGATAAAGCGTTTTTGGACATGTTTAACATTGTCATTCAATTGGGAGCTATCCTAGCGGTTATTGTGATTTACTTTAAACGTTTGAATCCATTCCAGCCAGGAAAAACAGCGCGTGAAGTTCAGTTGACATGGCAGCTATGGTTAAAAGTTGTTATTGCATGTATTCCATCAATTTTAATTGCAGTACCTTTTGATGATTGGTTTGAAGCACACTTCAACTACATGATTCCAATCGCAATTGCCTTAATTGTTTACGGGATTGCATTTATCTGGATTGAAAAACGAAATGCTAATATTGAACCTGAAGTGACTGATCTTGCTCGCATGCCTTATTTGACAGCCTTTTGGATTGGATGCTTCCAAGTTCTAAGTATCGTTCCAGGAACAAGTCGTTCAGGAGCAACAATCCTTGGAGCCATCATTGTGGGAACAAGTCGTTCAGTTGCAGCTGACTTCACTTTCTTCCTTGCTATTCCAACTATGTTTGGTTACAGTGGTTTGAAAGCTGTTAAGTTCTTCTTAGACGGAAATGTTCTAAACTTTAGCCAATTCTTGATTTTGATGGTGGCAAGCGTTACAGCTTTCCTTGTCAGTCTATACGTTATCCGCTTCTTGACTGATTATGTTAAGAAACACGATTTCACTATTTTTGGTAAATATCGTATCGTTTTGGGAACAATTCTTATTCTATATAGCATTGCCAAATTTATCTTTTAA